One region of Gammaproteobacteria bacterium genomic DNA includes:
- a CDS encoding GNAT family N-acetyltransferase has translation MNIRLAATDSEILACFPVMKELRPDLVELEFVAKIRALQQRGFMLAYLEVSGSPVAVTGFRVGESLAWKQYLYVEDLVTLESDRSKGYGKVLLDWLADYAKQNGCIQFHLDSGVQRIEAHRFYEREGMQKTSLHFAKHISFV, from the coding sequence GTGAACATAAGGCTGGCAGCTACCGATTCCGAAATACTCGCCTGTTTCCCAGTGATGAAAGAACTACGCCCTGATTTAGTGGAGTTGGAGTTTGTCGCCAAGATTCGCGCGCTACAACAACGCGGCTTTATGCTGGCATACTTGGAAGTTTCTGGCAGTCCTGTCGCGGTTACCGGCTTCCGTGTGGGTGAAAGTCTAGCCTGGAAACAATATCTCTATGTCGAAGATTTGGTGACTTTGGAAAGCGATCGCTCGAAGGGTTATGGCAAAGTCTTGTTAGATTGGCTGGCAGACTATGCGAAGCAAAACGGGTGTATACAATTTCATTTGGATTCTGGAGTTCAACGAATAGAGGCTCATCGTTTTTACGAGCGTGAGGGTATGCAGAAAACCAGTCTTCATTTTGCAAAGCATATTTCCTTTGTATAA